A genomic stretch from Antarcticibacterium flavum includes:
- a CDS encoding pyridoxal phosphate-dependent aminotransferase: MPSISNKGISMPESPIRKLVPFAEEATRKGRTIYQLNIGQPDIKTPQAALDAVRNHTIEVLAYSHSAGFEGYRNKLAAYYEKNNIPVKGDNIIITTGGSEALLFAMGSIADAGDEIIIPEPFYANYNGFATASGVKIVPVESKIETNFALPPIQEFEKLITSKTKAILICNPGNPTGYLYTEEEIKQLAQIALKHDIYLVSDEVYREFAYDGVKHFSIMSLPELENHAIMIDSVSKRYSMCGARIGCLVSKNREVIQTAMKFAQARLSPPTFEQIASEAALDTPQSYFDEVIEEYTSRRNLLVEGLESIEGVRVANPKGAFYCIAELPVENADDFARWLLETFHYNNETVMVAPAAGFYSTPNTGLNQVRIAYVLKKENLQRAVEILKVALAEYNKK, translated from the coding sequence ATGCCCAGTATTTCAAATAAAGGCATTTCCATGCCGGAATCACCAATTAGAAAATTAGTTCCTTTTGCAGAGGAAGCCACCAGGAAAGGACGCACAATATATCAACTTAATATAGGCCAGCCAGATATTAAAACCCCCCAGGCTGCACTGGACGCGGTAAGAAATCATACTATTGAGGTTTTGGCATACAGCCACTCGGCTGGATTTGAAGGGTACCGCAATAAACTTGCTGCTTATTACGAAAAGAATAATATCCCCGTAAAAGGAGATAACATCATTATAACCACCGGCGGCTCTGAGGCCTTATTATTTGCAATGGGAAGTATTGCCGATGCCGGGGACGAGATCATCATCCCGGAGCCTTTTTACGCTAACTACAATGGCTTTGCAACAGCTTCTGGAGTAAAAATAGTGCCGGTAGAATCAAAGATCGAAACCAATTTTGCCTTACCGCCCATCCAGGAGTTTGAAAAACTTATTACCTCGAAAACAAAAGCTATCCTCATATGTAACCCGGGAAATCCTACAGGTTATCTTTATACTGAGGAGGAGATCAAGCAACTTGCCCAAATTGCGCTTAAACACGATATTTATTTGGTATCGGACGAGGTATACCGGGAATTCGCATACGATGGAGTAAAGCATTTTTCCATTATGAGCCTGCCGGAACTTGAGAACCATGCTATCATGATAGATTCGGTTTCTAAAAGATATAGCATGTGCGGGGCAAGAATTGGTTGTCTTGTTTCTAAGAACAGGGAAGTTATCCAAACTGCTATGAAATTTGCCCAGGCAAGACTAAGCCCGCCTACCTTTGAACAAATTGCGAGTGAAGCAGCCCTGGACACCCCTCAAAGTTATTTTGATGAAGTTATAGAGGAGTATACCAGTAGAAGAAACCTATTGGTAGAAGGACTGGAATCCATTGAAGGGGTGAGAGTAGCCAATCCTAAAGGAGCCTTTTATTGTATAGCAGAATTACCGGTTGAGAATGCCGATGACTTTGCCCGCTGGTTATTGGAGACCTTCCATTACAATAACGAAACTGTTATGGTAGCACCGGCTGCAGGTTTCTATTCAACTCCAAATACAGGGTTAAATCAGGTACGTATTGCCTATGTTCTAAAAAAGGAAAATCTTCAAAGAGCAGTTGAAATTTTAAAAGTAGCCCTGGCAGAATACAACAAGAAATAA
- a CDS encoding DUF1573 domain-containing protein, with translation MKTIISICMIFMAGYSTMTAQNTAKFQFQSEVIDYGEIKKGSDGVRVFEFTNVGTAPLTIDNVFASCGCTVPSWTKTPVAPGEKGKIEVKYDTNIVGPIRRTVSVYSNADEPTKALKIKGKVVE, from the coding sequence ATGAAAACAATTATATCAATATGTATGATTTTTATGGCCGGTTATTCTACAATGACGGCTCAAAACACTGCTAAATTTCAGTTCCAATCTGAGGTTATAGATTACGGGGAAATCAAAAAAGGAAGTGATGGGGTTCGTGTATTTGAATTCACCAATGTAGGTACTGCACCACTTACCATCGACAATGTATTCGCCAGCTGTGGATGCACTGTTCCTTCCTGGACAAAAACACCGGTTGCACCCGGGGAAAAAGGAAAAATTGAAGTTAAATACGATACAAATATAGTAGGCCCTATACGCAGGACAGTGAGTGTTTATTCCAATGCAGATGAACCTACGAAAGCTCTTAAAATAAAAGGAAAGGTAGTCGAGTAA
- a CDS encoding valine--tRNA ligase produces the protein MTASQRYEIQKVEEKWYKYWMENGYFHSEVDERTPYTIVIPPPNVTGVLHMGHMLNNTIQDVLIRRARLKGFNACWVPGTDHASIATEAKVVAKLKAEGISKEDLSREDFLEHAWDWTHKHGGIILEQLKKLGASCDWERTKFTMDEDMSASVIKVFVDLYEKGLVYRGYRMVNWDPEAKTTLSDEEVIYQEKQGSLYYLEYKIKGSEEKVTIATTRPETILGDTAICINPNDERFSHLKGKTAIVPLANREIPVIEDDYVDIEFGTGCLKVTPAHDENDKVLGERHNLEVIDIFNEDASLNSYGLHYEGKDRFEVRKEIVKELEDLGILIKTETHLNKIGTSERTGAVIEPRLSDQWFLKMKDLAKPALDAVIEKEVNLVPDKFLNTYKHWMENVRDWNISRQLWWGHRIPAFYYGPGKEDFVVAETAELALEKAREKSSNPGLTARDLRQDNDALDTWFSSWLWPISVFNGILEPDNKEINYYYPTNDLVTAPEILFFWVARMIIAGYEFRGKKPFTNVYLTGIVRDKQRRKMSKSLGNSPDPLGLINQYGADGVRVGMLLSSPAGNDLMFDEDLCKQGSGFINKIWNSFKLIKSWEIDDSKKQPESSAKAIEWYRSRFQKTLKEIEDHYSRYRISDALMATYKLVWDDYCSWLLEMIKPPFGEGIDSKTYDEVISILENNLKILHPFVPFISEEIWQQLKERSTREALIIAEWPKAGEIDPTVIEEFSFAAEVVGGIRNIRKSKNISFRNPISLQILNTEGVTESFNAIISKLGNVSGISYVEKQVEGAFSFRVKSNEYFIPVEGAVDVEAERKKLQEELAYTEGFLKSVEKKLSNERFVSNAPEKVIAIERAKQADAQSKIEVLKTSLASLK, from the coding sequence ATGACGGCGTCCCAACGATATGAAATTCAAAAAGTAGAAGAGAAATGGTATAAATACTGGATGGAGAACGGTTATTTTCATTCAGAAGTTGATGAAAGAACACCGTATACTATCGTAATACCCCCTCCTAATGTTACCGGGGTTCTACACATGGGGCACATGCTCAACAATACCATACAGGACGTTCTAATAAGAAGGGCCCGTTTAAAAGGTTTTAATGCTTGCTGGGTGCCTGGTACAGACCATGCTTCGATTGCTACCGAGGCAAAGGTGGTGGCCAAACTCAAGGCAGAAGGGATATCCAAAGAAGATCTTAGCAGGGAAGATTTTCTTGAACACGCCTGGGACTGGACCCATAAACATGGCGGGATCATCCTGGAACAGTTAAAGAAACTGGGCGCCTCCTGTGACTGGGAACGCACCAAATTCACAATGGATGAGGACATGTCTGCATCAGTGATTAAGGTATTTGTGGATCTTTATGAAAAAGGCCTGGTTTACCGGGGATACCGAATGGTAAACTGGGATCCCGAGGCAAAAACGACCCTTAGTGATGAAGAGGTTATTTATCAGGAGAAGCAGGGGAGCCTTTATTATCTTGAGTATAAAATAAAGGGTAGTGAGGAAAAAGTAACCATTGCCACAACAAGACCGGAAACTATCCTGGGAGATACTGCTATTTGTATTAATCCTAATGATGAACGATTTTCACATTTAAAGGGAAAAACAGCTATTGTACCTCTTGCCAACCGCGAAATACCTGTAATAGAGGATGATTACGTGGATATAGAATTTGGAACAGGATGTCTTAAAGTAACCCCTGCACATGATGAAAATGATAAGGTGCTGGGAGAAAGACATAATCTGGAGGTAATCGATATCTTTAATGAAGATGCTTCTTTGAATTCCTATGGATTGCATTATGAAGGAAAGGACAGGTTCGAAGTGCGCAAAGAGATCGTCAAGGAGTTGGAAGACCTGGGGATCTTAATTAAGACTGAAACACACTTAAATAAAATTGGAACTAGTGAACGTACTGGTGCTGTAATAGAACCACGTTTAAGTGACCAGTGGTTTCTTAAAATGAAAGATCTGGCGAAACCTGCACTGGATGCAGTGATTGAAAAAGAGGTAAACCTGGTGCCAGATAAATTTTTGAACACCTATAAGCACTGGATGGAGAATGTACGGGATTGGAATATATCCCGCCAGCTATGGTGGGGCCACAGGATCCCTGCATTTTATTACGGGCCTGGAAAAGAAGATTTTGTTGTTGCTGAAACTGCAGAACTCGCGCTGGAAAAGGCACGGGAAAAAAGTTCAAACCCAGGGTTGACAGCCCGGGACCTAAGGCAGGATAATGATGCACTGGACACATGGTTCTCTTCCTGGTTATGGCCAATAAGTGTATTCAATGGAATTCTGGAGCCAGATAATAAAGAGATTAACTATTATTATCCTACAAATGACCTTGTCACTGCACCCGAGATCCTTTTCTTCTGGGTAGCAAGAATGATCATTGCCGGCTATGAATTTAGAGGAAAGAAGCCATTCACTAATGTTTATCTTACAGGTATCGTGCGTGATAAACAAAGGCGTAAAATGTCCAAGTCCCTCGGTAATTCACCAGATCCATTAGGATTGATCAATCAATATGGGGCCGATGGGGTACGGGTAGGTATGCTCTTAAGTTCTCCTGCAGGAAATGATCTCATGTTTGATGAGGACCTTTGTAAGCAGGGAAGTGGATTTATAAATAAAATATGGAATTCATTTAAGCTCATTAAAAGCTGGGAGATCGATGACTCCAAAAAGCAACCGGAATCATCGGCAAAAGCAATAGAATGGTATAGATCCAGGTTTCAGAAAACACTTAAAGAAATTGAAGATCATTATTCCCGCTACAGGATAAGTGATGCTTTAATGGCTACTTACAAGCTCGTATGGGATGATTACTGTTCGTGGTTACTGGAAATGATAAAACCTCCTTTTGGGGAAGGTATAGACAGTAAAACTTATGATGAGGTTATTTCTATCCTGGAAAACAATCTAAAAATATTGCATCCATTTGTTCCGTTCATTTCTGAAGAGATATGGCAGCAATTAAAGGAGCGTTCTACCAGGGAGGCTCTAATTATCGCAGAATGGCCTAAGGCGGGAGAAATAGATCCTACGGTAATCGAGGAATTTTCTTTTGCTGCTGAAGTGGTTGGAGGTATAAGAAATATAAGGAAGTCCAAGAATATTTCTTTTAGGAACCCTATTTCCCTTCAAATACTTAATACCGAAGGAGTGACAGAAAGTTTTAATGCTATTATCTCCAAATTGGGAAATGTTTCCGGTATTTCATATGTAGAAAAGCAGGTAGAAGGCGCTTTTTCCTTCCGGGTTAAATCCAATGAATACTTTATCCCTGTGGAAGGCGCGGTAGATGTAGAGGCAGAGCGCAAGAAACTTCAAGAAGAACTTGCTTATACAGAGGGCTTCTTAAAATCTGTTGAGAAAAAATTGAGCAACGAGCGGTTTGTAAGTAATGCGCCAGAAAAAGTGATTGCAATTGAGAGGGCAAAACAGGCAGATGCACAGTCTAAGATCGAGGTCCTTAAAACTAGCCTTGCGTCTTTAAAATAA
- a CDS encoding acyl-CoA-binding protein, giving the protein MTEITDHKFLKAYEMASNTHLRFPPDIMLHFYAYYKRATQLNGFYAPGNDEDIRQGFKANALLQVKDLSREEAKKKYIQMVEKYIGEV; this is encoded by the coding sequence ATGACTGAGATTACAGATCATAAGTTTCTAAAAGCTTATGAAATGGCAAGTAATACGCACCTAAGGTTTCCGCCAGATATCATGCTGCACTTTTATGCCTATTATAAACGTGCTACTCAACTCAATGGATTTTACGCTCCAGGGAATGATGAAGATATCAGGCAGGGGTTTAAGGCAAATGCCCTACTACAGGTTAAGGATCTTTCCAGGGAAGAGGCCAAGAAAAAATATATCCAGATGGTAGAAAAATATATAGGGGAAGTGTAA
- a CDS encoding phosphatidylserine decarboxylase family protein — protein MFHKEGHRIILITAILLIAVNVISYLSINTYWIKFAILVISVIIFLLIIQFFRNPKRSTQHNDSHIMAPVDGKVVVIEEVFEKEFFNEKRLQVSIFMSPINVHVTRHPVGGIVRYSKYHPGKFLVAWHPKSSEENERTTVVVENPVAGKILYRQIAGALAKRIVNYAQEGQEVTQGSDSGFIKFGSRVDVLLPLGTKLNVKLQDKVKGGMSIIANIE, from the coding sequence ATGTTTCATAAAGAAGGACATAGAATTATTTTGATCACGGCGATCTTATTGATCGCGGTGAATGTTATATCCTACTTATCCATTAATACATACTGGATCAAGTTTGCTATACTTGTTATAAGTGTTATTATCTTTTTATTGATCATCCAGTTCTTTAGAAACCCAAAGCGCTCCACGCAACATAATGATTCACACATAATGGCCCCGGTAGACGGGAAAGTTGTAGTGATTGAAGAAGTTTTTGAGAAAGAATTTTTCAATGAAAAACGTTTACAGGTTTCTATTTTCATGTCTCCTATTAATGTTCACGTTACCCGCCATCCGGTTGGAGGAATTGTGAGATATAGCAAGTATCACCCCGGGAAGTTTCTTGTGGCCTGGCATCCAAAATCCAGTGAAGAGAATGAACGCACAACAGTTGTGGTGGAGAATCCTGTGGCCGGTAAGATACTTTACAGGCAAATTGCAGGCGCTTTAGCCAAAAGAATAGTCAATTACGCCCAGGAAGGCCAGGAAGTCACACAGGGCAGCGACAGCGGATTTATAAAATTTGGTTCCAGGGTAGATGTATTATTACCTTTGGGCACTAAATTGAATGTGAAACTCCAGGACAAGGTCAAAGGAGGAATGAGCATTATTGCTAACATTGAATAA
- a CDS encoding phosphatidate cytidylyltransferase produces the protein MRESIIRTISGLLYIAILVVSILSSELIFISLFFLLGFVCLLELEKLLRLKSYALYGVHAIFFILFSYLKFDATATVLLLCITIFVNLFLVKDLLFIRKIPVFEKKKYIILIFYLISSIVFLTLIPTYNGVFNPVLIVGVFILIWTNDTFAFIVGKNFGKNKLYEKISPNKTIEGFAGGLLFSCLGGYFIFEFTHYRNFQFWLGMAIILSIFGTLGDLIQSKFKRQAGVKDSGKLMPGHGGLYDRLDSIIFSSPFIYAYLLIVEYVS, from the coding sequence ATGAGGGAATCTATTATTAGAACTATATCAGGACTGCTGTATATAGCCATATTGGTTGTCTCAATCCTGTCTTCAGAACTTATTTTTATCTCCCTTTTCTTCCTTCTTGGCTTTGTTTGCCTGCTGGAGCTTGAGAAATTACTAAGATTGAAGAGTTATGCACTCTATGGAGTACACGCAATTTTCTTTATACTTTTTAGCTACCTTAAGTTTGATGCAACCGCAACCGTTTTACTTTTATGTATTACTATTTTCGTAAATCTTTTCCTGGTAAAGGACCTGCTGTTTATACGAAAGATCCCGGTTTTTGAGAAAAAGAAATATATCATTCTCATATTTTACCTTATTTCATCTATTGTCTTCCTTACTCTTATTCCCACATACAATGGTGTCTTCAATCCTGTGTTGATCGTTGGAGTATTTATTCTAATCTGGACAAATGATACTTTTGCCTTTATTGTAGGTAAGAATTTTGGAAAGAATAAGCTATATGAAAAGATCTCACCCAACAAAACCATTGAAGGATTTGCCGGGGGATTACTCTTTAGCTGCCTGGGAGGATATTTTATATTTGAGTTTACCCATTACCGTAATTTCCAGTTCTGGTTGGGAATGGCAATTATATTAAGTATTTTTGGTACACTGGGTGATTTGATACAATCCAAATTCAAGCGACAGGCGGGAGTTAAGGATAGTGGAAAGTTAATGCCTGGTCACGGAGGTTTGTACGACAGGCTGGATAGTATTATTTTTTCAAGCCCTTTTATTTACGCCTATTTATTAATTGTAGAATATGTTTCATAA
- a CDS encoding LUD domain-containing protein: protein MSLFRKFLNPKSKSDKGPDTSEKADRGKYMPDVKLPTDERFMLNFKNNGGKFLYCENDKEVQEAFDNILLENDWYESTSCCFDENLKSKFNNFNLEYTKSGNSSFFLSTCEYLIANDGSILISSNQIKEKKLNELPANFVIIASTSQLVDTIGEGLRGIKFNNKERIPSNITTIKSFETQKEGDFMSYGSSTKNLYLLLREDL from the coding sequence ATGAGTCTATTTAGAAAATTTTTAAACCCTAAATCTAAATCAGACAAAGGTCCGGACACCTCTGAAAAAGCTGACAGGGGTAAATATATGCCTGATGTCAAGTTACCTACTGATGAGCGATTTATGCTCAACTTCAAAAACAACGGCGGTAAATTCCTGTATTGTGAAAATGATAAAGAAGTACAGGAGGCTTTTGACAATATACTTCTTGAAAATGATTGGTATGAAAGCACCAGCTGCTGCTTTGACGAAAATTTGAAAAGTAAATTCAATAATTTTAACCTGGAATACACAAAATCTGGGAATTCTTCCTTTTTTCTTTCTACCTGCGAATATTTAATCGCCAACGATGGATCAATACTTATATCATCGAACCAGATCAAAGAAAAGAAACTGAATGAACTACCTGCAAATTTTGTGATCATCGCCTCAACCAGCCAGTTGGTAGATACCATTGGCGAAGGCCTTAGAGGCATTAAGTTCAATAACAAAGAACGCATTCCCTCAAACATAACTACCATAAAAAGTTTTGAGACCCAGAAAGAAGGCGATTTTATGAGTTATGGAAGTAGCACAAAAAACCTATATTTGCTGCTTCGGGAAGATCTATAA
- the ftsH gene encoding ATP-dependent zinc metalloprotease FtsH, translating into MAKKQSNKKLEPKKPKFSAYWIYAAIIIIFLGINFLGGGGFNEPAKTNPAEFESFLKAGDVKKVEIVNKTHAKVFLTEEAKAKDIHKKAGEPELFAAGDAPAYTFEFGDLQNFENSIESIKENYNVDTVVTYNTQSNVWGDIFLTLLPFILIIGIWIFIMRKMSSGAGGGAGGQIFNIGKSKAKLFDQNTDVKTSFKDVAGLEGAKEEVQEIVDFLKQPEKYTSLGGKIPKGALLVGPPGTGKTLLAKAVAGEAKVPFFSLSGSDFVEMFVGVGASRVRDLFKQAKEKSPSIIFIDEIDAIGRARGKSNFSGSNDERENTLNQLLTEMDGFGTNTNVIVVAATNRADVLDKALMRAGRFDRQIYVDLPDVRERKEIFEVHLRPIKKVAEELDIDFLAKQTPGFSGADIANVCNEAALIAARKGNKAVGKQDFLDAVDRIVGGLEKKNKIITPEEKRAIAFHEAGHATASWMLEHAAPLVKVTIVPRGQSLGAAWYLPEERLIVRPEQMLDEMCAALGGRAAEKVIFNKISTGALSDLEKVTKQARAMVTIYGLNETLGNLTFYDSSGQSEYNFTKPYSEKTSELIDKEISNLIESQYQRAIDLLQANKDKLTQLAEILLDKEVIFKDDLQKIFGDRPFDKKEEVPLVTKKGVNSPNSSEDQEVDSPSSTDGDAAEDTEITQDSSVNK; encoded by the coding sequence ATGGCTAAAAAGCAATCAAATAAAAAGTTAGAACCCAAAAAGCCTAAATTTAGCGCTTATTGGATTTACGCTGCTATTATCATCATTTTCCTGGGGATTAATTTCCTTGGGGGCGGGGGATTTAATGAACCTGCAAAAACAAATCCGGCTGAATTTGAATCTTTTCTAAAAGCCGGGGATGTTAAGAAAGTTGAGATAGTAAATAAGACTCACGCTAAGGTATTTTTAACTGAAGAAGCCAAGGCAAAGGATATTCACAAGAAAGCGGGGGAACCAGAGCTTTTTGCTGCCGGAGATGCTCCTGCTTATACTTTTGAGTTTGGTGACCTTCAAAATTTTGAGAATTCCATTGAAAGTATAAAGGAAAACTACAATGTAGACACCGTTGTTACCTACAATACACAGTCGAATGTATGGGGAGACATTTTCCTCACTCTGCTTCCCTTTATCCTTATTATTGGAATATGGATCTTTATAATGCGTAAAATGAGCTCTGGTGCCGGTGGTGGTGCAGGAGGGCAAATTTTCAATATTGGAAAATCCAAGGCAAAACTCTTTGACCAGAATACAGATGTAAAAACATCTTTTAAAGATGTTGCGGGTCTGGAAGGCGCAAAGGAGGAAGTACAGGAGATAGTTGATTTCCTTAAACAACCTGAAAAATACACTTCTCTTGGAGGGAAGATTCCTAAAGGGGCACTCCTGGTAGGACCTCCCGGAACAGGAAAAACCTTATTGGCCAAAGCCGTTGCAGGGGAAGCAAAGGTTCCTTTTTTCTCCCTGTCAGGATCAGACTTCGTTGAAATGTTCGTGGGAGTTGGTGCCTCAAGAGTACGAGATCTTTTCAAGCAAGCCAAGGAAAAATCACCTTCTATTATCTTTATTGATGAGATAGATGCCATTGGACGGGCAAGAGGAAAAAGCAACTTCTCCGGTTCTAATGATGAACGGGAAAACACCCTCAACCAGCTGCTTACTGAAATGGATGGTTTTGGCACAAACACGAATGTAATTGTTGTTGCTGCAACCAACCGGGCAGATGTACTTGATAAGGCATTAATGAGAGCAGGTCGTTTTGACAGGCAAATTTATGTGGACCTGCCTGATGTAAGAGAGAGAAAAGAAATTTTTGAAGTACACCTTCGCCCAATCAAAAAAGTTGCAGAGGAACTGGATATAGACTTCCTTGCCAAACAAACCCCAGGATTCTCCGGGGCAGATATTGCAAATGTTTGTAATGAGGCAGCACTTATCGCGGCCCGTAAAGGGAATAAAGCGGTAGGAAAACAGGATTTTCTTGATGCTGTGGACAGGATAGTAGGGGGACTTGAGAAAAAGAACAAGATCATTACTCCCGAGGAGAAGAGAGCAATTGCCTTCCACGAGGCGGGACATGCAACGGCCAGCTGGATGCTGGAACATGCTGCTCCCCTGGTAAAGGTAACCATCGTGCCAAGGGGACAATCCCTGGGAGCTGCGTGGTACCTGCCGGAAGAACGACTCATTGTAAGACCGGAGCAAATGCTTGACGAGATGTGTGCCGCATTGGGTGGCCGGGCTGCAGAGAAGGTTATCTTTAATAAGATTTCCACAGGTGCTCTAAGTGACCTTGAAAAGGTCACAAAACAAGCCAGGGCAATGGTAACCATTTATGGCCTTAACGAGACTTTAGGAAACCTTACCTTCTATGATTCCAGCGGGCAAAGCGAATATAACTTTACCAAGCCCTATAGTGAAAAGACATCTGAACTTATAGATAAAGAAATTTCTAACTTAATTGAATCTCAATATCAACGGGCTATTGACCTGTTGCAGGCTAATAAGGATAAACTTACCCAACTTGCAGAGATACTTCTGGACAAGGAGGTGATCTTCAAAGACGATTTACAAAAGATCTTCGGAGACCGTCCCTTCGACAAAAAAGAGGAAGTGCCGCTGGTGACTAAGAAAGGGGTAAATAGTCCAAATTCTTCAGAAGACCAGGAGGTTGACTCACCTTCTTCTACAGACGGGGATGCCGCTGAGGATACAGAGATCACACAGGATTCTTCGGTTAATAAATAA
- the rsfS gene encoding ribosome silencing factor: protein MAKKETNNDQLVAHIIKGIEEVKGNNIEILDLREIDNTVCDYFVICSGTSNTQVNAIVNSVQKIVSKSLKDKPWHIEGSENAEWVLMDYVTVVVHVFQKHIREYYDIESLWGDAKTTSIQTNY, encoded by the coding sequence ATGGCAAAAAAAGAAACGAACAACGATCAACTTGTAGCTCATATCATAAAAGGAATAGAAGAAGTTAAAGGAAATAACATAGAAATTCTTGACCTAAGGGAAATTGATAATACCGTTTGTGATTATTTTGTTATCTGCAGTGGAACTTCAAATACGCAGGTAAACGCCATAGTAAACTCCGTACAAAAAATAGTTAGCAAATCTCTTAAAGATAAACCCTGGCACATTGAAGGTAGTGAAAATGCTGAATGGGTATTGATGGATTATGTAACAGTCGTAGTACATGTTTTCCAGAAGCATATTAGAGAATACTACGACATTGAAAGTTTGTGGGGTGATGCCAAAACCACTTCAATACAAACAAATTATTAA
- a CDS encoding biotin--[acetyl-CoA-carboxylase] ligase → MRIIKVSATESTNNFAREWFAANKETSPVVITAVEQTRGRGQRGAGWDSNAGENLTFSIIYPSPGVEVPGQFLISVGVGLAIINVLNSFNINKLSLKWPNDIMAANFKIGGILIENILSGGRIAACIIGVGLNVNQQHFPGLPKASSLRNTTGIDFNLDRVLSLIISEVEKTMKNIGELPAEVILRQYEQVLFRKDKISTFELPSGDLLTGIIKGISPTGLLTVQVEDNIIKKFDLKELKLLF, encoded by the coding sequence ATGCGTATTATCAAAGTTAGTGCCACTGAATCTACAAATAATTTTGCCAGGGAGTGGTTTGCGGCCAACAAAGAAACCTCCCCTGTTGTGATCACGGCAGTAGAACAAACCAGGGGCCGGGGGCAAAGGGGTGCTGGATGGGATTCAAATGCGGGGGAAAACCTTACCTTCAGCATTATTTATCCTTCTCCAGGGGTGGAGGTTCCGGGCCAATTTCTCATTAGTGTCGGCGTAGGCCTGGCGATCATAAATGTGTTGAATTCCTTCAATATTAATAAATTAAGCCTGAAGTGGCCTAACGACATAATGGCAGCAAATTTTAAAATTGGAGGGATCCTTATTGAAAATATACTTTCTGGTGGCAGGATCGCGGCTTGTATTATTGGTGTTGGTTTAAATGTGAATCAACAACACTTCCCCGGCCTACCAAAAGCATCCTCATTGAGGAACACCACGGGAATTGATTTTAACCTGGACCGGGTACTTTCTTTAATAATAAGTGAAGTTGAAAAGACGATGAAAAATATTGGTGAACTACCGGCAGAGGTGATCCTGCGACAATATGAGCAGGTATTGTTCCGGAAAGATAAAATTTCAACCTTTGAATTGCCTTCCGGGGATCTCCTGACAGGGATCATAAAAGGAATATCCCCCACAGGGCTCTTAACGGTCCAGGTGGAGGATAATATTATTAAAAAATTCGATCTTAAAGAATTAAAACTCCTGTTTTAA
- a CDS encoding SRPBCC family protein: MNLESQKVTTQKSQQEMYNFLTSVENYEQVMPESLEKFEVTAEDTFLFSLKGMPQIELQIKETREPELVVLGSTSSKFDFTIDLVIEPAGEDQSEVQLFFNGNFNAMTAMMVKGPLKKFINTLSENIQNV, from the coding sequence ATGAATTTAGAAAGCCAAAAAGTAACTACGCAAAAGAGTCAGCAGGAAATGTATAATTTCCTAACGAGTGTTGAGAATTATGAACAGGTAATGCCTGAGAGTCTTGAGAAGTTTGAAGTTACAGCAGAGGATACTTTTTTATTCTCTTTAAAAGGAATGCCTCAAATAGAACTGCAAATAAAAGAAACAAGGGAGCCCGAGCTGGTAGTTCTGGGTTCGACATCAAGTAAATTTGACTTCACCATAGACCTTGTCATTGAACCTGCAGGAGAAGATCAAAGCGAGGTGCAGCTGTTTTTTAACGGTAATTTCAATGCCATGACAGCTATGATGGTGAAAGGACCTCTTAAGAAGTTCATCAACACCTTAAGTGAGAATATCCAGAATGTTTAA